In the genome of Oncorhynchus clarkii lewisi isolate Uvic-CL-2024 chromosome 22, UVic_Ocla_1.0, whole genome shotgun sequence, one region contains:
- the LOC139380843 gene encoding vesicle-trafficking protein SEC22a-like has product MMSMVLFASVVRVVDGLPLSASTDYEQDKGLQETKKQVKALSKKLSQFPDRCTLKAGQYNINFTCSLGVGYLMVCTETYPNVLAFCFLDELQREFIVTYDAKRVNSAVRPYSFIELDNFIQKTKQRFNSPRSLSTKINLADMQTEIKLRPPYQLSPEDLGSINGFSYHTPSKYKGITPSQQLDPVTLPGIVSCVLSILCGGLNLLRGVHAIESTIQNDDEDFNYVIAFFLGTAACLYQCSLFAYFSVWRNSKSFLAFALICLSNMYLYELRNVWQILFHVTVGAFMTLQIRLRQPQGKAPDYNV; this is encoded by the exons ATGATGTCAATGGTCTTGTTTGCCTCTGTGGTGCGGGTGGTGGACGGTCTACCCCTGTCTGCCTCCACAGACTACGAGCAGGACAAAGGCCTTCAGGAAACCAAGAAGCAAGTCAAAGCACTGTCTAAGAAACTCAGCCAGTTCCCTGACCGATGCACTCTGAAGGCTGGACAGTACAATATCAA TTTCACCTGCTCTCTGGGTGTGGGTTATCTGATGGTTTGTACAGAGACCTACCCCAACGTCCTGGCCTTCTGTTTCCTGGATGAGCTGCAAAGGGAGTTCATTGTCACGTACGACGCCAAGCGTGTTAACAGCGCTGTGAGGCCATACTCCTTCATCGAGTTGG ACAACTTCATCCAGAAGACGAAGCAGCGCTTCAACAGCCCCCGCTCTCTGTCCACTAAGATCAACCTGGCCGACATGCAAACAGAGATCAAACTTCGACCGCCCTACCAGCTGTCCCCTGAGGACCTAGGATCTATCAATGGCTTCTCATACCACACCCCCTCCAAGTACAAGGGCATAA CTCCCAGCCAACAGCTTGATCCTGTGACTCTACCTGGCATCGTCTCCTGTGTGCTGAGCATCCTCTGTGGAGGCCTCAATCTACTCCGAGGGGTTCATGCTATAGAGAGCACCATACAG AACGACGACGAAGACTTTAATTACGTGATTGCCTTTTTCCTGGGCACAGCAGCCTGTCTGTATCAG tgTTCCCTGTTTGCGTACTTCTCTGTGTGGAGGAACAGTAAGTCGTTCCTGGCCTTCGCCCTAATCTGTCTGTCCAACATGTACCTTTATGAACTGAGGAACGTGTGGCAGATCCTCTTCCATGTGACTGTAGGGGCCTTCATGACACTACAGATCAGACTGAGGCAGCCGCAGGGCAAAGCTCCGGACTACAACGTCTGA